In the Candidatus Methanoperedens sp. genome, ATGTCTTTGTTGCCGGATCTGTTACTGTTGCGGTCTGTGCCCTTAAAAGGCGTACTTTTAGCTGGCCACCCAATGTTTTCGCTGTTTTGCGAATGGGTTCGCCCAGATGAGTATTGGCCTGCTCTCCACCAAGCTCGTATTTTTTCTTACCTCTTTGCCGTATGAGTCTTCCGCCTGTATATTTCCGTACTGATTTTCCCTGGAACTTCATAATAATCCTCTTTAAACTTAAATTATAGAATAATTATTTTTCCGCTTTAACGTGGTAATGTAATAAAAAACTATCGGATAAGCTTTTATTATATTCTGTAATTATAATTTACCCTAATTTGATTTGAAACTATAAAAACAATCCTTATAGATTTTTATTTTATTTTTTAATAATAACACATATATAATAATTGACCGTCAATATTAAGAGCTCGATTTTATGAGGCATACGCACATTACAAAAATTATATGGAATTTCTCAATAATATCATATCAGGACAATATTCAAACAATTGAAGCAACATTTATACCTACAAGAGAATATGTCTTGGGATATTGGGCGCTGTATGATCCGCTTTATGCAAGGAAAGAGGGTGGATAGCCAAAGTACCTCACTATAATCCTTTTACTTGTGTTATTGTCTATCCCGCTCATACCACCTTATCGATCACTTAATCAACCTTGGGGTAGAATCTGAGAATATCATTGTCTGCTACCTTGAATTTTATATTACCCATTATGGTTATCTCAGTATTTTTGATTAAGCTTACAGTGTTCTCGTTAGAAAGCATTATCTCATCTCCAAGTGCGGTTCTTACTTCAAATATTCCGAATTTATCGGCGGCTTTTACTTCCATCGCTGTGCTTTCATCGATCAGCCATGCATACTTGAACTGTACCATGTCTGAGGTTGCACCTGAGAAGATCGAGTCCACATAAACGGCGAACAGCAGAGCATTCGATTCACCCAGAATTGTTTTTGTCTTGTAATATACAGCATTTTGTTTATCTGCAAAAGTACTTCCTGAAGGGGCTTGTCCTATTCCCTCATCAACTACTGCTCTGTTTTTCTTCAATGTGAACCATACATGTCCTGGAGTTGCTCTTGTATCTATGGCGTTTATGGTTATCTCATAACCGGAGCCGAGTGGCCATGTTTCACCGGTTGTGAGGGTCTTCATATCTTCTTGGCCCATTTCAAAGACAAGTTTAACTAATTTGTTGGCCTTATCGTTGATAGCAATCCATTTCTCGGCCATCCAACCTACTAATGAATATGAAGATGAGCCAAGGACATTTAGACCTTCTTTCTCGAAGACCTTGAAATCAATAGGTGCTTTTTCGGTTTTGTACACAAGTTCTTCTTTATTGATAGTCCTTGAAGCTTGAAGATCGGACATTGTTCTTGTGATATACAACTTCTCCGGCTTTCTGTCATACTTTAAATCATAGAAAAATCCTGCAAAGGACTGGGCATCCCATGAAGGTTTAGCTTTTGGATTGTCTGGTGTAATAGATCCTCTAATCGCACCTGCTGGTGCTCTTGGTACTGTTGTTACTGTTGCTGTTGATGCTGTTACTTGCGTTGAGACATCAAAAATACCCTTGGCTAGTTTTTTTATGTCTTTTTTCTGTGCTGGAAACCGTCCCAAAATTCTTGCAATGGAATCCAGTAACAGGTTAAACTCTTCATGGTCGTCTGATGTTCCATCCCAATCCATAAGCTTAGCTGCTTCTATCCTCCTGAAAGCAAGGGGGGGTGTCACTTCTTCAATAAGAATTGGGACGAGAATTCCTCTCCGATCACCTTCTCCAGCTTCGGTTTTTACCCACTTTGATTTTACAGATTCTTTTGACCAGAGAACCACCAAACATTTTGAAGCATCCAGTTCTTCCTCAATAACATCATCATAGTTTTGCCCGATAGGGATGATTCGATCCCACCAGACCGAATACCCATGCCGCTCAAGCGCTTCTGCGATTATTCGTGCCTTTGTTCGTTCTTCACTTTTGTAACTAAGGAAGATGTCACTCATTTCATTCCTACCTTTTCAAAAACATGGAAGAGCTTTTTGTTTACCACGAAATCATCCATATGTTGTTTTTATAATAATTTTTATGCTATAAATATCTATCCCATCTTCAAATTACTTCTTTTGATCTCTCACTGTCTTTTCCATCGTT is a window encoding:
- a CDS encoding 30S ribosomal protein S8e is translated as MKFQGKSVRKYTGGRLIRQRGKKKYELGGEQANTHLGEPIRKTAKTLGGQLKVRLLRAQTATVTDPATKTSKTVKIETVTGNPANIHYVRRNIVTKGSIIRTEIGSARVTNRPGQEGSINAVLIPGTA
- a CDS encoding TIR domain-containing protein is translated as MSDIFLSYKSEERTKARIIAEALERHGYSVWWDRIIPIGQNYDDVIEEELDASKCLVVLWSKESVKSKWVKTEAGEGDRRGILVPILIEEVTPPLAFRRIEAAKLMDWDGTSDDHEEFNLLLDSIARILGRFPAQKKDIKKLAKGIFDVSTQVTASTATVTTVPRAPAGAIRGSITPDNPKAKPSWDAQSFAGFFYDLKYDRKPEKLYITRTMSDLQASRTINKEELVYKTEKAPIDFKVFEKEGLNVLGSSSYSLVGWMAEKWIAINDKANKLVKLVFEMGQEDMKTLTTGETWPLGSGYEITINAIDTRATPGHVWFTLKKNRAVVDEGIGQAPSGSTFADKQNAVYYKTKTILGESNALLFAVYVDSIFSGATSDMVQFKYAWLIDESTAMEVKAADKFGIFEVRTALGDEIMLSNENTVSLIKNTEITIMGNIKFKVADNDILRFYPKVD